One genomic window of Biomphalaria glabrata chromosome 9, xgBioGlab47.1, whole genome shotgun sequence includes the following:
- the LOC106071774 gene encoding serine--tRNA synthetase-like protein Slimp isoform X1 yields the protein MTRHQICLMAVTATSLLPFKCLSTIGSTACRLLHANTRTTYSRFSFLNQLKRLARIQFAAHHNSAEKLTFEKQPASWLFVNNTFGGLYGSHVNLELDLENRLSADNIKQLELILRRRGLPADLSSLVDDFTKLRALERQRNGLVSERNEIAEKLKQMKAEHQDHEPGYQAAAHELLTKLTSIKERIKDLQMIWDLEEQVMVRSLKLPNDIHPTTTDEESTVLREVNNLKGSAKTMSHIEIGKKYNLIKFSNVGPKAYYLKGALAKTELALMTSLVRYFQKHKFYFISGPEFFRTNIMEGCGLEVHNPTEVLTILDNVVTQIEPMIHLAGISTATFVAYVAKCCIGDNYLPLNMFSCGRRYQNSHLPGLYGANQTTQVGIFSCLLQEDLDKQFGTNIELIWNFLAPLGFPIRLTQVKAADLQLAERRRVEIQIYAPSLQKYIPIGNVSDLSDFVSRRLMVRHNQNHPDYRFAPMLHMISGTGVNVTALLAVWMEHSNTDLDKFCFLPLPV from the exons caccAAATTTGTTTGATGGCGGTCACAGCTACAAGTTTGCTGCCATTTAAATGTCTATCAACGATAGGCTCCACCGCTTGTAGGTTGTTACATGCAAATACAAGGACAACATATTCAAGGTTCTCCtttttaaatcaactaaaaCGATTGGCACGGATACAGTTTGCAGCCCATCACAACTCTGCAGAAAAGTTAACATTTGAGAAGCAGCCAGCGTCTTGGCTGTTTGTGAACAATACTTTCGGCGGGCTGTATGGGTCTCATGTCAATTTAGAGCTTGACCTTGAGAACAGGTTGTCTGCTGATAATATAAAACAGTTAGAGCTAATTTTGCGCAGAAGAGGACTTCCTGCTGATTTGAGCTCCTTG GTTGATGATTTTACAAAACTAAGGGCtttagaaagacaaagaaatggTTTGGTTTctgaaagaaatgaaattgcagAGAAACTCAAACAAATGAAAGCAGAACACCAG GATCATGAACCAGGATACCAGGCTGCTGCTCATGAACTTTTGACAAAATTGACAAGTATTAAAGAACGTATTAAGGATTTGCAA ATGATATGGGACCTTGAGGAACAGGTCATGGTAAGAAGCTTGAAGTTACCCAACGACATTCACCCCACAACA acAGATGAGGAGTCAACAGTCCTAAGAGAGGTGAATAATTTAAAAG GTTCTGCGAAGACAATGAGCCATATAGAGattggaaaaaaatacaatcttataaAGTTCAG CAATGTGGGCCCCAAGGCTTACTATTTGAAAGGAGCTCTGGCTAAAACTGAGTTGGCACTGATGACATCGTTAGTCCGCTACTTTCAGAAGCACAAGTTTTACTTCATCTCTGGCCCAGAGTTCTTCAGGACTAACATCATG GAAGGCTGTGGTCTTGAAGTGcataaccccacagag GTGCTGACCATACTTGATAACGTTGTGACACAAATCGAGCCAATGATTCATCTAGCTGGCATCTCTACGGCTACATTTGTTG CTTATGTGGCAAAGTGTTGCATAGGAGATAACTACTTACCCTTGAACATGTTCTCATGTGGACGGCGTTACCAGAATA GCCATCTACCTGGACTCTATGGAGCTAACCAGACAACTCAG GTTGGGATTTTCTCATGCCTCTTACAAGAAGATTTAGACAAGCAGTTTGGCACAAATATTGAATTGATTTGGAATTTTTTAGCCCCATTAGGTTTTCCTATTAG GCTTACTCAAGTGAAAGCTGCAGACTTACAACTTGCAGAGAGGAGAAGGGTCGAGATACAGATCTATGCTCCAAGTCTTCAGAAGTACATCCCA ATTGGGAATGTATCAGACCTGAGTGACTTTGTCAGCCGAAGACTGATGGTCAGGCATAACCAGAATCATCCAGACTACAGGTTTGCTCCCATGCTCCACATG ATCTCTGGTACTGGTGTCAATGTTACTGCACTGCTTGCTGTCTGGATGGAGCACAGTAACACTGATTTA GACAAGTTCTGCTTTCTTCCGTTGCCTGTGTAG
- the LOC106071774 gene encoding serine--tRNA synthetase-like protein Slimp isoform X2: MAVTATSLLPFKCLSTIGSTACRLLHANTRTTYSRFSFLNQLKRLARIQFAAHHNSAEKLTFEKQPASWLFVNNTFGGLYGSHVNLELDLENRLSADNIKQLELILRRRGLPADLSSLVDDFTKLRALERQRNGLVSERNEIAEKLKQMKAEHQDHEPGYQAAAHELLTKLTSIKERIKDLQMIWDLEEQVMVRSLKLPNDIHPTTTDEESTVLREVNNLKGSAKTMSHIEIGKKYNLIKFSNVGPKAYYLKGALAKTELALMTSLVRYFQKHKFYFISGPEFFRTNIMEGCGLEVHNPTEVLTILDNVVTQIEPMIHLAGISTATFVAYVAKCCIGDNYLPLNMFSCGRRYQNSHLPGLYGANQTTQVGIFSCLLQEDLDKQFGTNIELIWNFLAPLGFPIRLTQVKAADLQLAERRRVEIQIYAPSLQKYIPIGNVSDLSDFVSRRLMVRHNQNHPDYRFAPMLHMISGTGVNVTALLAVWMEHSNTDLDKFCFLPLPV; this comes from the exons ATGGCGGTCACAGCTACAAGTTTGCTGCCATTTAAATGTCTATCAACGATAGGCTCCACCGCTTGTAGGTTGTTACATGCAAATACAAGGACAACATATTCAAGGTTCTCCtttttaaatcaactaaaaCGATTGGCACGGATACAGTTTGCAGCCCATCACAACTCTGCAGAAAAGTTAACATTTGAGAAGCAGCCAGCGTCTTGGCTGTTTGTGAACAATACTTTCGGCGGGCTGTATGGGTCTCATGTCAATTTAGAGCTTGACCTTGAGAACAGGTTGTCTGCTGATAATATAAAACAGTTAGAGCTAATTTTGCGCAGAAGAGGACTTCCTGCTGATTTGAGCTCCTTG GTTGATGATTTTACAAAACTAAGGGCtttagaaagacaaagaaatggTTTGGTTTctgaaagaaatgaaattgcagAGAAACTCAAACAAATGAAAGCAGAACACCAG GATCATGAACCAGGATACCAGGCTGCTGCTCATGAACTTTTGACAAAATTGACAAGTATTAAAGAACGTATTAAGGATTTGCAA ATGATATGGGACCTTGAGGAACAGGTCATGGTAAGAAGCTTGAAGTTACCCAACGACATTCACCCCACAACA acAGATGAGGAGTCAACAGTCCTAAGAGAGGTGAATAATTTAAAAG GTTCTGCGAAGACAATGAGCCATATAGAGattggaaaaaaatacaatcttataaAGTTCAG CAATGTGGGCCCCAAGGCTTACTATTTGAAAGGAGCTCTGGCTAAAACTGAGTTGGCACTGATGACATCGTTAGTCCGCTACTTTCAGAAGCACAAGTTTTACTTCATCTCTGGCCCAGAGTTCTTCAGGACTAACATCATG GAAGGCTGTGGTCTTGAAGTGcataaccccacagag GTGCTGACCATACTTGATAACGTTGTGACACAAATCGAGCCAATGATTCATCTAGCTGGCATCTCTACGGCTACATTTGTTG CTTATGTGGCAAAGTGTTGCATAGGAGATAACTACTTACCCTTGAACATGTTCTCATGTGGACGGCGTTACCAGAATA GCCATCTACCTGGACTCTATGGAGCTAACCAGACAACTCAG GTTGGGATTTTCTCATGCCTCTTACAAGAAGATTTAGACAAGCAGTTTGGCACAAATATTGAATTGATTTGGAATTTTTTAGCCCCATTAGGTTTTCCTATTAG GCTTACTCAAGTGAAAGCTGCAGACTTACAACTTGCAGAGAGGAGAAGGGTCGAGATACAGATCTATGCTCCAAGTCTTCAGAAGTACATCCCA ATTGGGAATGTATCAGACCTGAGTGACTTTGTCAGCCGAAGACTGATGGTCAGGCATAACCAGAATCATCCAGACTACAGGTTTGCTCCCATGCTCCACATG ATCTCTGGTACTGGTGTCAATGTTACTGCACTGCTTGCTGTCTGGATGGAGCACAGTAACACTGATTTA GACAAGTTCTGCTTTCTTCCGTTGCCTGTGTAG
- the LOC106068442 gene encoding peptidyl-prolyl cis-trans isomerase-like 3 isoform X1, whose translation MSVTLHTDVGDLKLELFCEQCPITCENFLALCASGYYNNSLFHRNIAGFMIQTGDPSGTGKGGKSIWGTKFEDEFRENLKHSTRGIVSMANNGPDTNASQFFITYGKQPHLDMKYTVFGRVIDGFDTLDTLEKLPVSEKGYKPVTETRLREVTIHANPIAESVQQ comes from the exons Atg TCTGTTACTCTACACACAGATGTCGGAGATCTTAAACTGGAGCTCTTCTGTGAGCAGTGTCCAATCACATGTGAG AATTTCTTAGCTTTGTGTGCCAGTGGATATTACAATAATAGTTTGTTTCACAGAAATATTGCTGGCTTTATGATCCAGACTGGAGATCCTTCAG GTACTGGCAAGGGAGGTAAAAGCATCTGGGGCACAAAGTTTGAGGATGAATTTAGAGAAAATTTGAAG CACAGTACAAGGGGGAtagtttctatggccaacaatGGACCGGACACAAACGCTTCACAGTTTTTTATCACTTATGGAAAACAGCCCCACCTTGATATGAAATACACAGTCTTTGGCAG AGTTATTGATGGCTTTGACACACTTGATACTCTAGAAAAATTACCAGTAAGTGAAAAAGGTTATAAGCCGGTTACAGAAACAAGGTTACGAGAAGTGACAATTCATGCCAACCCTATAGCGGAGTCAGTGCAGCAATGA
- the LOC106068442 gene encoding peptidyl-prolyl cis-trans isomerase-like 3 isoform X2, whose translation MNFLALCASGYYNNSLFHRNIAGFMIQTGDPSGTGKGGKSIWGTKFEDEFRENLKHSTRGIVSMANNGPDTNASQFFITYGKQPHLDMKYTVFGRVIDGFDTLDTLEKLPVSEKGYKPVTETRLREVTIHANPIAESVQQ comes from the exons Atg AATTTCTTAGCTTTGTGTGCCAGTGGATATTACAATAATAGTTTGTTTCACAGAAATATTGCTGGCTTTATGATCCAGACTGGAGATCCTTCAG GTACTGGCAAGGGAGGTAAAAGCATCTGGGGCACAAAGTTTGAGGATGAATTTAGAGAAAATTTGAAG CACAGTACAAGGGGGAtagtttctatggccaacaatGGACCGGACACAAACGCTTCACAGTTTTTTATCACTTATGGAAAACAGCCCCACCTTGATATGAAATACACAGTCTTTGGCAG AGTTATTGATGGCTTTGACACACTTGATACTCTAGAAAAATTACCAGTAAGTGAAAAAGGTTATAAGCCGGTTACAGAAACAAGGTTACGAGAAGTGACAATTCATGCCAACCCTATAGCGGAGTCAGTGCAGCAATGA